The Equus quagga isolate Etosha38 unplaced genomic scaffold, UCLA_HA_Equagga_1.0 70484_RagTag, whole genome shotgun sequence genome includes the window CCACATCCCTTCTTGGTTCTTTCTACTTTCTACCTTCTCCCATTCAAAACATATTCTAAGTACATAGCTGCTTATATTTCTGACATATCATTTCAAACATTAGTATCAGTTCATGTTAAAATCAGAGGTGTAAAAACCATTTGCAGATTTCAACTTGTAactacatttttttcagttttaagacAAGAAAATTCAAGTAATTTCAAGTAATTCAGCTTGTTTCCCTGCCTTCATTTTATCAGAGCACTTGCCCTGACATTTCCTCTCCCACCCGCCACCCCTCCCCTTTTGCCATCAAGCAGATATAGTAAAATCAGACAAAAACTCAGTTGCATGTAGCATTGTGAACCAGAGCTGTTCCCCATTCCCAGTTTAACAGCGAATATAAATAATGCATATACACATACCTATTTCCCAACTACGTTGTTCACAGTGTCATTTCTGTTCATTTGTAGGTAGCATGAATCTCATAAGCACAGAGAGCTTCACTGAAAACTCACTGCAGGTACTGACTGATAAATCAACAGCTCTGTGGCATGcttatgttttacttttgttaGTTAAAAAACCTGGAGCTCATTGCTAAACTGTTTAAGGAGTTTAAAGATTATAGTCATTAGATTATGACTGTTTATGTCCCCAGTAGCCTAATATAAAACATAACCTAAAATTAGCTATTGTTGTCCCTACTCATTCTCTTTAAAGCAATCCGCTGAAAAATTAAAGTCTAAAGGACACTGTCAAATGCTGTTGTTCAGGGCTTTGTGTTGAGAACGATGATTTCTCTcattgatttaaaagaaaaatcaaaagcatGCTTTTCATTCAGTCCGAATCACCACGTGGCCAATCACAGCCACATGTTACTATTAGCTTGTTGGGTGCTGCAATTTGTCACAAAAATGGTTAGGTctgaattcattattttaaattaatcacaCTCCATATATGACCTCAGGATTTCCTTTATTTCACCACTTTAAGATTCATATTGAGGTTTATCACTCAGAAATCATATTGGTGGACATTTAAATATGGTATTTGATATGAAAATGGTATTCACAGAATACAATTATTACACTTTATTTGTTGTGTTCTATAAACAGTTGGTGTGTGGTAGATAATTGGCCACATGTCCACTCATCATTGATAAAtctatttacacatttttatcaaaaatatggTATTTACATGTGTGTAgttctttcttctaaattttgctttagttcattttaatgtaaaaaaatacCAAACCTCCAGAGTAATTTCATCTTAAGAATTATGACAGTGAGGGCTTTGTTTTCTGAATAGGCAGCTCTGGGAAAACTTTTTCTAAGTTCCACGAAAAGCAGACATTTTCGAATTCTATATTATCAAAAGGAATGAGATTGGATAAATCAAACtaagctaaagaaaaatatgaaagacagtgCAGCTacttaaaaacatggaaaataatcaAGAAAGATCAAACCACCTTCCGCTTCCCCAGCAAATATTTAGGAATTCATTGGTAAGCAGTGATGGTACCCCATGGTGTCCTGACTTCTCCCAAGTCCTCTGTGCTATTCCTCCGTCCTCATATAGCTAAGGGTTTTGGCCTTTGACAGCCAGCCTGGCACAGGCCACTTATGTTGAACTCTGGGAGGATCGGTCGTCGTGCGGGCTTCCGTCAGAATTTTCCGTCTCGCCCTCAGAGATGGCCTGCATGGGTGCATTGTACAGCCTGCAGCGGACACTGTAGCGGCTGCTGCTGGCTGCAGGGGGTGCCCGGGAACGTCCAACCCTTGCCGATGCTGAGGTGGCAAAATTCTTTGAGGAAAACCCTTCTGCATTAACTCGCGGGGTGCATGGAGAGAGTGGGGACAGTGCCTCGGCCCCAGGCGCCCCCTGATGGGCCTCATGGGTGCTTTGGGGGGACTCGGCTGTGAGCTCCCCAGGAGGTTTGGGCAGGATGGGACTCTTCAGGATCTCGGTAGCAGACATACGGTAACTGGAATCCGAGCGACTGCCTTTCTTGAGGAGTAACAGCTTAAACTCTTCGTTCGATGTGTTGGACTTTTTGGCATTTCGGTAGATGAGGCCAGGAGACCTCTGGCTGTTTGGGGTGGTCACATTGCTGTTAGGTGAAGTGACGGAgccagtgctgctgctgctgctgctgctgctgctgctgctgctgctgctgccaagGGAAGCTCTTGATTTGCTTCGAACAGACATGTCCCCAGAATCTTTTCTTCCAAGTACTTTCCTCTTGGaccttttaagaaaaggaaatatctcAAACCACATGCACTTTTATGAAACTACAAGTGTTGAGTCACATTCACGCATCTCCTTAGAGAGTATTTTGGTGCACTCTATCCGATAAAAATACTAAGCATTTGGCTGTGGGGAAGAGGAGTCAGATATGTCCCTCGCCCTTATAGCACTCACAGCCTGTGGGAAATTCTCCGATAACCAGTGGACATAAATTAGGTTCTGGAAACGACCATTTCAAATAATGACTAATGTGAAGGCTAGAGGTTCTAGAGGAGGACTTATTGGGATGTTTTATAAGAGTATAAGAAAATACTGCTATCTCACTTCTGGTTAGAGTGTAGGTAGTGAGGGACTGTAGCTTTCTCTTATTAAATCTGTCTCTGCAACACAGATAAAATGCTCTGATGTCTGGGGTTGGCTTCCAATGAAAACCAGAAGACCAAAGTGGATGGAGGTATGGATGGAACAAGATTTGCCATAGGTTGATGGTTGATAGGCTTGGGTGATAGATATGtgtgtgggggttgggggtgggtggtgCATTACACTATTCTGTCTACTTTATAAGTTCctctatataaaaaaatttcttacaCGACTTTTTAATTGTCAATCCATTTTTGGCTGCAAATACCATTTTTCATTGCTGCCTAGGAACATCAACAGTGTATTAATCAGTAAGCCAGTTTTCTGTGAGGAGCTAAAAATCTGGACCACCTCTGGAGCTCTTGAAGCTCTGTATACTGTAAGCtctcaagaaaacaaaatcattcctGTCACTGCGCtgcacataaataaataaatcctacACAAATGCAAATCTAAGATTACGAAACTCAGTGTCTACCAAACTTAGGCACTCATCatcatattatttcttttgataagtAAACAGGTGTAAATTGAATCTTCATTGTGACTCAGTTCATTGATAACTATTGGCAACAAGCTCTCTCACCAACCTCAAAATCCACAGAGTAGAGAAAACGTCAGCTTTCCAATTGGAGACCAGCCTGATTTTGGTTCACTGAAACCCTTGTGGCTGTTGTCTTGCATATGCCAGTGTTTGGCACTCCAATAGGGTAGAAATTTCCAACTAACATTGACTTTTAGCACCTACCATTATTCTGAacactaaaatgttattttatcatCAGAACTGAATATGTGAGCTTTAGGTATCCCCATTTACATTAAGGGGATAGGTACAGAGGTTTTAACTGACTCAAGA containing:
- the LOC124234085 gene encoding Nance-Horan syndrome protein-like, whose amino-acid sequence is MSVRSKSRASLGSSSSSSSSSSSSSSTGSVTSPNSNVTTPNSQRSPGLIYRNAKKSNTSNEEFKLLLLKKGSRSDSSYRMSATEILKSPILPKPPGELTAESPQSTHEAHQGAPGAEALSPLSPCTPRVNAEGFSSKNFATSASARVGRSRAPPAASSSRYSVRCRLYNAPMQAISEGETENSDGSPHDDRSSQSST